A genomic segment from Spinacia oleracea cultivar Varoflay chromosome 3, BTI_SOV_V1, whole genome shotgun sequence encodes:
- the LOC110789728 gene encoding peptide methionine sulfoxide reductase A5 isoform X2: MNQSAITRTPTTSLSTILSRQLLLLIIAGILFPAPATSIRLPDSTSDQPLSTAVFALGSFWRSEPVFGCFNGVVRTTVGYSGGSKLNPEYRSLSDHAESVQIEYDPRVISFRQLLEVFWSSHDSRQVFGQGPDVGNQYRSIIFTNGTSESRLAAATKEREQTKSKSSIVTTQIQPLGTFYPAEPEHQKFELKRGPFLLHLITNVGSFLLSMNQSHFSNFI; encoded by the exons ATGAATCAGAGCGCAATAACAAGAACCCCAACCACATCACTATCCACAATTCTCTCTCGTCAACTTCTTTTACTCATCATCGCCGGAATCCTTTTCCCGGCGCCGGCAACCAGCATCCGGTTACCGGATTCAACGTCGGATCAGCCCTTGAGTACCGCCGTCTTTGCTCTCGGAAGTTTCTGGAGATCCGAGCCTGTTTTCGGTTGCTTTAACGGCGTTGTTCGCACCACTGTTGGTTATTCCGGTGGCTCTAAGCTTAATCCTGAGTACCGAAGTTTGTCCGATCATGCTGAATCTGTTCAG ATTGAGTATGATCCCAGAGTTATAAGCTTCCGGCAACTTTTGGAGGTCTTCTGGTCAAGTCATGATTCAAGGCAGGTATTCGGACAAGGCCCTGACGTTGGTAACCAGTACAG GTCTATCATCTTCACTAATGGTACGAGTGAGTCCAGATTGGCCGCTGCCACCAAGGAAAGGGAGCAGACTAAATCAAAGAGCAGTATAGTGACTACCCAAATTCAACCCTTGGGGACTTTTTATCCTGCTGAACCTGAGCATCAG AAATTTGAGCTCAAAAGGGGTCCTTTTCTCCTTCACTTGATTACCAATGTAGGAAGCTTCTTGCTCTCAATGAATCAATCacatttttctaattttatctAG
- the LOC110789729 gene encoding uncharacterized protein: MEAYTMKSDKTFLRCLDTRAIEVYELDSPYLFPVKGKQWSHLGISIGPGHKYEVLRIGDKDIRGDDLQALIRDLFNSRLIINREGLGFLPAAGVTVVVMLVEYYRLFDLFDWSKYQVNTSLNTKWARSNFIDGRPLDILGSNPGNGSRDDTECKKKLGEKDKELENQKIKHKEELEEVKRRKEEGSKETKEKINNIKEVLEAAEEELKDKQNKIDKLKEELAGAERIKQKELKKKQDEIDTLKEELAGAERINKEELKKKQDEIDKLKEELVTTERKNMEESKDKQNKIDKLKVKLDEAERRKREELKDKEDDIDKLKDELEEAEQKRQQDLKKKQDEIEILKEALEEAERKLKKKHDEIDRLKVELAEEKRNSKDQNDKIAEDKKKINELEEELKLHVYLRSGLRGGFEFLYNLVQVTQRNLPSSKLSILSITQAVRHKGALSNFQLKVEHLHDPLIVIGPILDSMSDFPTQLIFRPESFYSDFDLNNWRVVRVIGSSKGGSVTPFAFTIAFYDGNKYQKRSADEKHIYPIPCHYQHLSNYTSYSNGIYNILGVGLRYSIACFVENTSAFLYT; encoded by the coding sequence ATGGAAGCTTACACAATGAAGTCAGACAAAACTTTCCTTCGGTGTCTGGATACAAGAGCGATCGAAGTGTATGAGTTGGACAGTCCTTACCTATTTCCGGTGAAAGGGAAGCAATGGAGTCATCTTGGAATCAGTATAGGGCCTGGACACAAATATGAAGTGCTGAGAATCGGGGACAAAGATATCAGGGGTGATGATCTGCAGGCGCTTATCAGAGATCTTTTCAACTCGCGACTGATAATTAATCGCGAGGGTCTTGGTTTCTTACCGGCTGCAGGGGTCACAGTTGTGGTCATGTTAGTGGAGTACTACAGGCTATTTGATCTCTTTGATTGGTCCAAATATCAAGTCAATACATCGCTGAATACTAAATGGGCTCGTAGCAACTTTATCGACGGTCGTCCCTTGGATATACTAGGGAGCAATCCAGGGAACGGTAGTCGCGATGATACTGAGTGCAAGAAAAAGTTGGGTGAGAAAGATAAGGAATTGGAGAACCAAAAAATTAAGCATAAAGAGGAGTTAGAGGAGGTGAAGCGTAGAAAGGAGGAGGGAAGTAAGGAGACAAAAGAGAAGATAAATAACATAAAAGAGGTGTTGGAGGCGGCAGAGGAGGAATTGAAGGATAAACAAAATAAGATAGACAAATTGAAAGAGGAGTTGGCGGGGGCAGAGCGTATAAAGCAGAAAGAACTGAAGAAGAAACAAGACGAGATAGACACATTGAAAGAGGAGTTAGCGGGGGCAGAGCGTATAAACAAGGAAGAACTGAAGAAGAAACAAGACGAGATAGACAAATTAAAAGAGGAGTTGGTGACGACAGAGCGTAAAAATATGGAGGAATCGAAAGACAAACAAAACAAGATAGACAAATTAAAAGTGAAGTTGGATGAGGCCGAACGTAGAAAACGAGAAGAGTTAAAAGATAAAGAAGATGATATAGACAAATTGAAAGACGAGTTGGAGGAAGCAGAGCAAAAAAGGCAGCAAGACTTAAAGAAGAAACAAGATGAGATAGAAATATTGAAAGAGGCGTTGGAGGAAGCTGAGCGTAAATTGAAGAAGAAACATGATGAGATAGACAGATTGAAAGTGGAATTAGCAGAGGAAAAACGTAACAGTAAAGATCAAAATGATAAGATAGCGGAAGATAAGAAAAAAATCAACGAGTTAGAAGAGGAACTAAAATTACATGTATATCTAAGAAGTGGTTTACGTGGtggttttgaatttttgtataATTTGGTGCAGGTTACTCAGAGGAACTTACCTTCATCAAAACTGAGCATCCTAAGCATAACACAGGCAGTTCGCCATAAAGGGGCCCTTAGTAATTTTCAACTAAAAGTGGAGCATCTACATGATCCTCTTATAGTTATTGGACCAATACTCGATTCAATGTCAGATTTTCCAACTCAGCTAATTTTTCGTCCAGAGTCTTTTTACAGCGACTTTGACTTGAACAATTGGCGGGTTGTTCGAGTAATAGGAAGTTCAAAGGGAGGTTCAGTTACTCCATTTGCATTTACAATAGCGTTCTATGATGGAAATAAGTATCAGAAGAGGTCCGCTGACGAAAAACATATATATCCCATTCCATGCCATTATCAACATCTATCTAATTATACCTCATATTCAAAtggtatatataatatattgggGGTCGGCTTAAGGTATTCTATAGCATGCTTTGTTGAGAATACTAGTGCATTTCTATACACATAA